From the genome of Gemmatimonadota bacterium, one region includes:
- a CDS encoding DNA-directed RNA polymerase subunit alpha, giving the protein MSKDIDLTDLVLPERLEPEVQLGETELDRRSGTFVIDPMERGFGHTMGNAVRRVLLSSLRGAAVWAFRATGVMHEHQSIDGVREDVHQIIQSLKSLGVALSPDLEDARLVLQADRPGPITAGQISPKAGVTVLDPDHYICEYRGKELIEIDLYVNKGRGFVLADQHQKPDGMPVDLVCIDSIYNPVKKANFKVEETRVGQRTDFDRLTVDVETDGSMTPTDALAYAADLLRCHLEYMLYFKSGRMPKYSPAVATPVTEVMRERLMSELDDFPQIPVRARNSLRVAGITRMRDLVAMSEKRVLEVDKLGKKLLSEMNDALNQLGFTFDMHFEERVDGRLYLLSSSPDQGRNDSGRAPARSPAGRSR; this is encoded by the coding sequence TTGAGCAAGGACATCGACCTTACCGATCTGGTACTCCCGGAGCGGCTGGAACCCGAGGTCCAGCTCGGCGAGACCGAGCTGGATCGACGCAGCGGTACCTTCGTCATCGACCCGATGGAACGCGGTTTCGGCCATACCATGGGCAACGCGGTCCGACGTGTGCTGCTTTCGTCGCTCAGGGGAGCGGCCGTCTGGGCGTTCCGCGCCACCGGGGTAATGCATGAGCACCAGTCCATCGATGGCGTACGCGAAGACGTTCATCAGATCATCCAGAGTCTCAAGTCGCTCGGTGTGGCGCTGAGCCCCGATCTCGAAGACGCCAGACTCGTGCTCCAGGCCGACCGGCCCGGACCGATCACCGCCGGCCAGATCTCGCCGAAGGCGGGCGTAACCGTCCTCGACCCCGATCACTACATCTGCGAGTACAGGGGCAAGGAGTTGATCGAGATCGATCTGTACGTGAACAAGGGAAGAGGATTCGTGCTCGCCGACCAGCACCAGAAGCCCGACGGCATGCCGGTCGACCTGGTCTGCATCGACTCGATCTACAACCCCGTCAAGAAGGCCAACTTCAAGGTGGAGGAGACCCGGGTCGGGCAGCGCACCGACTTCGATCGACTCACCGTGGACGTGGAGACCGACGGCTCGATGACCCCGACCGACGCCCTCGCGTACGCCGCCGATCTGCTGCGCTGCCACCTGGAGTACATGCTGTACTTCAAGAGCGGTCGCATGCCGAAGTACTCGCCGGCGGTGGCGACACCGGTGACCGAGGTCATGCGGGAGCGGCTCATGTCCGAGCTAGACGACTTCCCCCAGATTCCGGTACGCGCGCGCAACAGCTTGCGAGTGGCTGGAATCACCAGGATGCGGGATCTCGTCGCCATGAGCGAGAAGCGGGTCCTTGAGGTCGACAAGCTGGGCAAGAAGCTGCTCTCGGAGATGAACGACGCCCTGAACCAGCTCGGCTTCACCTTCGACATGCATTTCGAGGAGAGGGTGGACGGTCGCCTTTACCTGCTGAGCTCCTCCCCCGACCAAGGTCGCAACGATTCGGGCCGGGCGCCGGCGCGCAGCCCAGCCGGCAGGAGCCGCTGA
- a CDS encoding DNA cytosine methyltransferase: MENADLVPDHDVLFAGLPFQPFSVVGGRKGMADPGSRSGRRSATRSVLCLRLTCPVRRACARHQGSRRAVHATVSGKLPADRQNASRPMDTARTPLTSVD; encoded by the coding sequence ATCGAAAACGCCGATCTGGTGCCGGACCACGACGTCCTCTTCGCCGGTCTGCCGTTCCAGCCGTTCAGCGTCGTCGGTGGGCGGAAGGGCATGGCCGACCCTGGAAGCCGTTCTGGAAGACGATCCGCCACTCGAAGCGTTCTGTGTCTGCGTCTGACCTGCCCCGTCCGAAGGGCATGTGCCCGACACCAGGGGAGTCGGCGGGCCGTTCATGCAACTGTTTCCGGCAAACTCCCCGCCGACCGCCAGAACGCTTCCAGACCAATGGATACCGCTAGGACACCCCTCACAAGCGTTGACTGA
- the rpmB gene encoding 50S ribosomal protein L28 has translation MARVCEVCGKRPQTGNNVSHAHNKTRRRWLPNLQTFRYEDSAGTRRRARVCTQCIRSGRITRKPS, from the coding sequence ATGGCAAGGGTATGTGAAGTTTGCGGGAAGAGACCGCAGACAGGCAACAACGTCAGCCACGCGCACAACAAGACCAGACGGCGTTGGCTTCCGAATCTCCAAACTTTCCGCTACGAGGACTCCGCAGGGACGAGACGTCGGGCGCGGGTTTGCACGCAATGCATCCGCTCGGGGCGAATCACTCGCAAACCCTCCTGA
- the uvrB gene encoding excinuclease ABC subunit UvrB — protein MQLFPANSPPTARTLPDQWIPLGHPSQALTDFRLVSDFEPAGDQPEAIRALGDGLVRGARDQVLLGATGTGKTFTIANVIAQYGRPTLVMSHNKTLAAQLYGELKALFPHNAVEYFISYYDYYQPEAYLPSTDTYIEKDASINEDIERLRLRATSSLVEREDVIVVASVSCIYGLGNPVDYRKLMLHLSTGQRKRRRDILQGLVDIQYRRNDYLFERGNFRVRGDTVEIFPSYEEQGVRVELWGDEVDRITRFDPLTGDTVAELERTAIYPASHYVTERSTLEEMAPPIRRELEDQLEHFRSHNLLLEAQRLEQRTNFDLEMMLEIGTCPGIENYSLYTSRRRPGERPACLIDYFPADHLTVVDESHVSLPQIHGMYRGDRSRKRTLVEHGFRLPSALDNRPLKFEEWEALVPKVIYVSATPGDWELARAGGAVEQIIRPTGLVDPEVEVRPVQGQVDDLLAEIRERERRSERVLVTTLTKRMAEDLSEYLQSVGVKVRYMHSEVKTIERTGILRKLRLGHIDVLVGINLLREGLDLPEVSLVAILDADKEGFLRDARSLIQTIGRAARNADSRAILYADTVTESMKRCITETNRRRRIQRAHNLEHGIVPVTVRKSMEEIEFSTRVADAATAPMALADSEEGWDGADIGELIATMKQEMADAAGELDFERAARIRDRILEIEASDARKANAQAVR, from the coding sequence ATGCAACTGTTTCCGGCAAACTCCCCGCCGACCGCCAGAACGCTTCCAGACCAATGGATACCGCTAGGACACCCCTCACAAGCGTTGACTGACTTCCGGCTGGTATCCGACTTTGAACCGGCGGGCGACCAGCCCGAGGCCATCCGGGCTCTCGGGGACGGACTTGTTCGCGGCGCCCGCGACCAGGTTCTCCTCGGCGCGACCGGCACCGGCAAGACCTTTACCATCGCCAACGTGATCGCGCAGTACGGGCGCCCCACGCTCGTGATGTCGCACAACAAGACTCTCGCGGCTCAGCTCTACGGCGAACTCAAGGCCCTCTTCCCGCACAACGCCGTCGAGTACTTCATCTCCTACTACGACTACTACCAGCCCGAGGCCTACCTCCCCTCCACAGACACCTACATAGAGAAGGACGCTTCGATAAACGAGGACATCGAGCGCCTCCGTCTGCGTGCCACATCGTCTCTGGTGGAGCGGGAGGACGTGATCGTGGTAGCGTCGGTCTCGTGCATCTACGGACTCGGCAACCCGGTCGACTACCGCAAGCTGATGCTCCATCTCTCGACCGGGCAACGGAAGCGGAGGCGCGACATCCTCCAGGGACTCGTCGACATCCAGTATCGGCGCAACGACTACCTGTTCGAACGAGGCAATTTCAGGGTGCGTGGCGACACCGTCGAGATCTTCCCTTCCTACGAGGAGCAGGGGGTACGCGTCGAGCTTTGGGGCGACGAAGTGGACCGCATCACTCGTTTCGATCCGCTTACCGGCGATACCGTCGCGGAACTCGAGCGCACCGCCATCTACCCGGCCAGCCACTACGTGACGGAGCGCAGCACGCTCGAAGAGATGGCGCCTCCGATCCGCAGGGAGCTTGAGGACCAGCTCGAACACTTCCGCAGCCACAACCTCCTGCTCGAGGCCCAGCGACTCGAGCAGCGCACGAATTTCGACCTCGAGATGATGCTCGAGATCGGTACCTGCCCGGGGATCGAGAACTATTCGCTCTACACCAGCCGTCGCCGGCCGGGGGAACGGCCGGCCTGTCTGATCGACTACTTTCCGGCGGATCACCTTACCGTGGTCGACGAGTCCCACGTCAGCCTGCCCCAGATACACGGAATGTATCGCGGCGACCGTTCGCGCAAGCGCACCCTTGTTGAACACGGCTTTCGACTTCCCTCGGCTCTCGACAACCGCCCGCTTAAATTCGAGGAATGGGAGGCGCTCGTGCCTAAGGTAATCTACGTTTCGGCCACGCCCGGCGACTGGGAGCTGGCAAGGGCCGGGGGGGCGGTCGAGCAGATCATCCGTCCTACGGGACTCGTGGATCCGGAGGTCGAAGTGAGGCCGGTGCAGGGACAGGTGGACGACCTGCTTGCCGAGATCCGCGAGCGGGAACGAAGATCGGAGCGGGTCCTGGTCACCACCCTGACCAAGCGGATGGCGGAAGATCTTTCCGAGTATCTGCAATCGGTCGGAGTGAAGGTGCGCTACATGCACTCGGAGGTGAAGACCATCGAGCGCACCGGGATTCTGCGCAAATTGCGGCTGGGCCACATCGACGTGCTCGTCGGCATCAATCTGCTGCGGGAAGGGCTCGATCTTCCCGAGGTCTCGCTGGTTGCCATACTCGACGCCGACAAGGAAGGATTCCTGCGCGACGCCCGCTCGCTCATCCAGACCATCGGCAGAGCGGCCCGCAACGCCGATTCCAGGGCGATACTCTACGCGGATACCGTCACCGAATCGATGAAGCGGTGTATCACGGAAACCAATCGCCGGCGACGCATCCAGCGCGCCCACAATCTGGAACACGGCATCGTCCCGGTGACCGTACGCAAGTCGATGGAGGAGATCGAGTTTTCGACGCGCGTCGCGGATGCCGCAACCGCTCCTATGGCGTTAGCGGACTCGGAGGAGGGCTGGGACGGAGCCGACATCGGAGAGCTGATAGCGACCATGAAGCAGGAGATGGCCGACGCCGCCGGCGAACTCGATTTCGAGCGTGCGGCCAGGATTCGTGACCGCATCCTCGAGATCGAGGCCTCGGACGCGAGGAAAGCCAATGCGCAAGCGGTCCGATGA
- the rplQ gene encoding 50S ribosomal protein L17, which produces MRHRKKGRQLSRTASHRKATLRNLATALFRHGRIRTTTAKAKELRGYAERLITLARRGDLHSRRLVARKIQDRDVAGRLFDEIAPRYLERPGGYTRIIKLGHRKGDAAEMSIIELV; this is translated from the coding sequence GTGCGCCACCGCAAGAAGGGGAGACAGCTCTCCAGAACCGCGAGCCACCGGAAGGCCACCCTGCGCAACCTCGCGACGGCTCTCTTTCGGCACGGTCGCATCCGCACGACCACGGCGAAAGCCAAAGAGCTGCGCGGGTATGCCGAGAGACTGATCACGCTCGCCCGTCGCGGAGACCTGCACTCGCGCCGTCTCGTCGCCCGCAAGATTCAGGATCGGGATGTCGCGGGGCGGCTCTTCGACGAGATCGCGCCGCGCTACCTGGAGCGCCCCGGAGGCTATACACGCATCATCAAGCTCGGTCACCGAAAAGGCGATGCCGCCGAGATGTCGATCATCGAGCTCGTGTAG
- the secA gene encoding preprotein translocase subunit SecA → MIRAAAKALLGSRHKREAKKLEPLVGRINELADELTGLSDDELKSRTDYFREVISSRVEDLRTEIAELRERKRVSKDGSERESLSMSISDLESELNKAIERVLEEILPEAFAVVKDACRRLMGREFVVTGQKLVWDMIPYDVQLVGAIALHRGKVAEMATGEGKTLVATMPLYLNALTGRGVHLVTVNSYLAQRDAEWMGAVFGFLGVSVDVIDLHRPGSPERRAAYRADITYGTNNEFGFDYLRDNMVHALEQRVQGEHAYAIIDEVDSILIDEARTPLIISGPVGRDTSTPFKQYNPIVASLYRKQLRVANQMVAEAQAQLESGEEREAGEKLLAVKRGTPRHRKLMKMFAEDPSVQVMVSKVESDFIRDKRLHEIDELLYFAMDEKGHSVHLSDRGLDELSPDDPDAFTAPDLSAELGEMERDHGLSVEEKRERLTEVEAEYAAKSERIHVIHQLLKAHTLYHRDEKYIIGENGEVVIVDEFTGRQMPGRRWSDGLHQAVEAKEGVEIRGETQTLATITIQNYFRMYGKLAGMTGTAETEENEFHEIYGLDVFVIPTNRPIVRDDCDDLIFRTKREKYNAIMDEIERLNRMELPVLIGTTNVDISETFSRMLKRRGIRHQVLNAKHHKSESEIVANAGLPGAVTIATNMAGRGTDIKLGEGVREARTLGWLKERGVSLEDALPIDPVKASKINAHNDDDVVEFGGLHIVGSERHDSRRIDRQLRGRAGRQGDPGASQFYLSLEDNLMRLFASDRVAGVMDRFGVQEGEVITAGLVTKAIERAQKKVEVNNFEARKRLLDYDDVMNQQREVIYDLRLFALEGGEDLKGEMLDMIEHSTRTTIEEYAPASAGAEDWELFGLRQKLVLDYMTLVPMLPASRDDEFPELGRDELEEAVVGHLHEAFDRKLESLGEHREKVASFIMLSVIDEKWKEHLYDLDHLRSSIGFRGWGQKDPLVEYKKEAYSTFVDLMADLRKSVASVFFRAQLAPAPTQAGRAGAASGRTVTQGTGVGRRVTSSGGRRTAAGRPGQPRRAAAVPRAGVAAAAGAGNVGGPGAGLGAVGTPGRGLAAIPGLTASEAGPDPATLSTNRAGTARRPVVAERRPGRNSPCECGSGKKYKKCCGR, encoded by the coding sequence ATGATCAGAGCAGCAGCCAAAGCCCTTCTGGGCTCCAGACATAAGCGGGAAGCCAAGAAGCTCGAGCCTCTCGTCGGGCGGATAAACGAGCTGGCCGATGAGCTGACAGGGCTTTCGGACGACGAGCTGAAGAGCAGGACCGACTATTTCCGGGAGGTCATAAGCTCCCGGGTCGAAGACCTGCGCACCGAGATCGCCGAACTGCGCGAGCGCAAGCGAGTCTCCAAGGACGGATCGGAACGGGAGTCGCTCTCCATGAGCATCTCCGATCTGGAGTCGGAACTGAACAAGGCGATCGAGCGGGTTCTCGAGGAGATCCTTCCCGAGGCCTTCGCCGTGGTGAAGGATGCCTGCCGACGCCTCATGGGTAGGGAGTTCGTCGTCACCGGCCAGAAGCTCGTGTGGGACATGATTCCCTACGACGTTCAGCTCGTGGGCGCCATCGCCCTCCACCGGGGCAAAGTGGCGGAGATGGCCACCGGAGAAGGCAAGACCTTGGTCGCCACCATGCCGCTCTACCTGAACGCCCTAACCGGCCGGGGCGTGCACCTGGTCACCGTGAACTCGTATCTCGCTCAGCGCGACGCCGAATGGATGGGTGCCGTATTCGGTTTCCTGGGCGTGTCGGTCGACGTCATCGACCTGCACCGACCGGGCTCTCCGGAACGTCGCGCGGCCTACCGGGCGGACATCACCTACGGCACCAACAACGAATTCGGGTTCGACTATCTGCGCGACAACATGGTGCACGCTCTCGAGCAGAGAGTGCAGGGCGAGCATGCCTACGCGATTATCGACGAGGTGGACTCGATCCTGATCGACGAGGCGCGCACGCCACTGATCATCTCGGGACCGGTGGGCCGCGACACCTCGACTCCCTTCAAGCAGTACAACCCGATCGTCGCTTCGCTGTACCGCAAGCAGCTCCGGGTCGCGAATCAGATGGTGGCCGAAGCCCAGGCGCAGCTCGAGAGCGGGGAGGAACGCGAGGCCGGCGAAAAGCTGCTCGCCGTCAAGCGCGGCACGCCGCGCCACCGCAAGCTCATGAAGATGTTCGCGGAGGATCCCTCCGTTCAGGTCATGGTCTCCAAGGTCGAGTCGGATTTCATTCGCGACAAGCGACTCCACGAGATCGACGAGCTCCTCTACTTCGCCATGGACGAGAAAGGGCATTCGGTCCACCTCTCGGATCGTGGTCTGGACGAGCTCTCGCCCGACGATCCGGACGCCTTCACCGCTCCCGACCTCTCGGCCGAACTCGGCGAGATGGAGCGCGACCACGGACTTTCGGTCGAGGAGAAGCGCGAGCGGCTGACCGAGGTCGAGGCCGAGTACGCAGCCAAGAGCGAACGCATCCACGTCATCCATCAACTGCTCAAGGCCCACACCCTCTACCACCGCGACGAGAAGTACATCATCGGCGAGAACGGCGAGGTCGTGATCGTCGACGAGTTCACCGGCAGACAGATGCCGGGAAGGCGATGGTCGGACGGGCTGCACCAGGCGGTTGAGGCCAAGGAGGGCGTCGAGATCCGCGGGGAGACCCAGACTCTCGCCACGATCACTATCCAGAACTACTTCCGGATGTACGGCAAGCTGGCCGGAATGACCGGGACCGCCGAGACCGAGGAAAACGAGTTCCACGAGATCTACGGTCTCGACGTCTTCGTTATCCCTACCAACCGCCCCATAGTCCGCGACGACTGCGACGACCTCATCTTCCGCACCAAGCGGGAGAAGTACAACGCGATCATGGACGAGATCGAGCGGCTCAACCGCATGGAGCTGCCGGTCCTCATCGGAACGACGAACGTCGATATCTCGGAGACCTTCTCGCGCATGCTCAAGCGGCGCGGCATCCGTCATCAGGTGCTCAACGCCAAGCACCACAAGAGCGAGTCCGAGATCGTGGCCAACGCCGGGCTTCCTGGGGCCGTCACCATCGCCACCAACATGGCCGGACGCGGAACCGACATCAAACTGGGCGAGGGCGTGCGCGAGGCACGCACCCTGGGGTGGCTGAAGGAGCGGGGCGTCTCGCTCGAGGACGCCCTCCCGATCGATCCGGTGAAGGCTTCGAAGATCAACGCCCACAACGACGACGACGTGGTCGAATTCGGCGGCCTGCACATCGTCGGGTCCGAACGCCACGACTCGCGCCGCATCGACCGGCAGCTTCGGGGTCGAGCAGGACGCCAGGGAGATCCGGGAGCGTCGCAGTTCTATCTCTCCCTGGAAGACAACCTCATGCGTCTCTTCGCCTCAGATCGCGTCGCGGGAGTGATGGACCGTTTCGGCGTCCAGGAGGGAGAGGTCATTACCGCCGGTCTGGTCACCAAGGCGATCGAACGGGCGCAGAAGAAGGTCGAGGTCAACAACTTCGAGGCTCGCAAGCGACTGCTCGATTACGACGACGTCATGAATCAGCAGCGCGAGGTCATTTACGATCTCCGCCTCTTCGCCTTGGAAGGTGGCGAGGACCTCAAGGGCGAGATGCTCGACATGATAGAGCACTCCACGAGGACGACGATCGAAGAGTACGCGCCCGCGTCCGCCGGTGCCGAGGACTGGGAGCTGTTCGGCCTGCGCCAGAAGCTCGTTCTCGACTACATGACCCTCGTTCCCATGCTCCCCGCGAGCAGGGACGACGAGTTTCCGGAGCTCGGCCGCGACGAATTGGAGGAGGCCGTGGTAGGTCACCTTCACGAGGCCTTCGACCGCAAGCTGGAGTCGTTGGGCGAGCACCGGGAGAAGGTGGCGAGCTTCATCATGCTTTCGGTGATCGACGAGAAATGGAAGGAGCACCTCTACGACCTCGATCACCTCCGGTCATCTATCGGATTTCGAGGTTGGGGTCAGAAGGATCCTCTCGTCGAGTACAAGAAGGAAGCCTACTCGACCTTCGTCGACCTGATGGCGGACCTGCGCAAATCGGTGGCGAGCGTCTTCTTCCGGGCGCAGCTCGCGCCCGCACCGACCCAGGCCGGGCGGGCGGGCGCCGCGAGCGGACGGACGGTGACCCAGGGAACCGGGGTCGGAAGGAGAGTCACGTCCTCCGGCGGCAGGAGGACCGCCGCCGGCAGACCCGGCCAACCCCGACGGGCCGCTGCGGTCCCCAGGGCCGGCGTGGCCGCTGCGGCGGGGGCGGGCAACGTCGGCGGACCGGGCGCCGGGTTGGGAGCCGTCGGCACCCCGGGCCGGGGCCTGGCCGCCATTCCCGGACTCACGGCCAGCGAGGCGGGCCCCGATCCTGCGACGCTGTCGACGAACCGGGCAGGAACGGCGCGACGTCCGGTGGTCGCGGAGCGCCGGCCCGGTCGCAACTCCCCATGCGAATGCGGGAGTGGAAAGAAGTACAAGAAGTGCTGCGGGAGGTGA
- a CDS encoding bifunctional (p)ppGpp synthetase/guanosine-3',5'-bis(diphosphate) 3'-pyrophosphohydrolase: MTKPVADEREGAPDDPVGTLPRNLAEVIRTNVDRLDVGRIARAYEVAKSAHAGQKRASGESYVTHVAEVARIMAAIYLDTDTIVAALLHDVVEDTELSLDDVSERFGEAVATIVNGVTKIGQVPFESATEQQARNYRKMLLSITEDVRVILVKLGDRLHNMRTLEHLTGIKRRRIALETREVYAPMAHRLGMGAVRWELEDLAFKFLERDAYESLTRQVRQRRQDREREIDRLRLPLSEALEDAGVRATVSGRPKHLWSIHRKMTARKLPFEEIYDVMAMRVLTETVADCYGALGIVHSLWTPISERFHDYIATPKSNKYQSLHTTVFGPGGKRYEIQIRTRQMHRTAEFGIAAHWRYKEQNNSQKKKNREADDALTWFRQIMDWQKDASEPEEFIDLMHMELFANEIFVFTPKGNVKALPLGATPIDFAYSVHTDVGHHCAGAKVNGRIVQISHVLKNGDTVEIRTDPRQRPSRGWLRVVRSARARGRIRHWIKREEHDSAVRLGRDLLEREMRKARLLLTKDKKKRAEVASELDQESFEMVLAALGRGDVGPTAVMRQLYPDRDLAKVDQPRRNPLERLASKLRVSSKGVSIQGMENMLVRYSRCCQPVPGDDVLGYITRGRGVSIHRTDCPNVLVLAGDEDRRIEIEWSAEQQDRFLVRLYMRGGDRRGLLSDVAKAITKTGTDIKHADMRAKEDGMHGEFVVEVRDLSHLAKVRRAIRRVNGVFEVQRREHFENDDLGWA, encoded by the coding sequence GTGACGAAACCGGTTGCTGACGAGCGCGAGGGAGCTCCCGACGATCCGGTCGGCACCCTGCCTCGCAACCTCGCCGAGGTGATTCGGACGAATGTCGACAGGCTCGACGTCGGCCGGATCGCTCGAGCCTACGAAGTGGCCAAGAGCGCGCACGCCGGGCAGAAGCGGGCTTCGGGCGAGAGCTACGTGACCCACGTCGCGGAAGTGGCCAGAATCATGGCCGCCATCTACCTCGACACCGACACGATCGTCGCCGCGTTGCTCCACGACGTGGTCGAAGACACCGAGCTGAGCCTCGACGATGTGAGCGAGCGCTTCGGTGAGGCGGTCGCGACCATCGTGAACGGGGTGACCAAGATCGGACAGGTACCCTTCGAATCGGCGACCGAGCAGCAGGCGCGCAACTACCGCAAGATGCTGCTCTCGATCACCGAAGACGTCCGTGTCATTCTGGTAAAGCTCGGCGACCGCCTCCACAACATGCGGACCCTCGAGCACCTGACCGGCATCAAGAGGCGACGGATCGCCCTTGAGACCCGCGAAGTCTACGCTCCCATGGCACACCGCCTCGGAATGGGGGCGGTTCGCTGGGAGCTGGAGGACCTCGCTTTCAAATTCCTGGAACGGGATGCGTACGAGTCGCTGACCAGACAGGTCCGTCAGCGACGACAGGACCGGGAACGAGAGATCGACAGACTGCGCCTTCCGCTCTCGGAAGCCTTGGAAGATGCCGGAGTTCGGGCGACTGTGAGCGGCAGACCGAAGCATCTCTGGTCGATTCATCGCAAGATGACGGCGCGCAAGCTGCCATTCGAAGAGATCTACGACGTCATGGCCATGAGGGTGCTGACCGAGACGGTTGCGGATTGCTATGGGGCTCTCGGAATCGTCCACTCCCTGTGGACACCCATCTCGGAGCGTTTCCACGACTATATCGCGACACCCAAATCGAACAAGTACCAGTCGCTCCATACCACGGTGTTCGGGCCTGGAGGCAAGCGCTACGAGATCCAGATTCGGACCAGGCAGATGCATCGGACGGCCGAGTTCGGGATCGCGGCCCACTGGCGCTACAAGGAGCAGAACAACAGCCAGAAGAAGAAGAACAGGGAAGCCGACGACGCTCTTACCTGGTTCAGGCAGATCATGGATTGGCAAAAGGACGCGTCCGAGCCCGAAGAGTTCATCGATCTCATGCACATGGAGCTCTTCGCCAACGAGATCTTCGTCTTCACTCCCAAGGGCAACGTCAAGGCTCTCCCGCTCGGCGCCACCCCCATAGACTTCGCCTACTCGGTCCACACCGACGTGGGGCATCATTGCGCGGGCGCCAAGGTGAACGGCCGCATCGTCCAGATTTCCCACGTGCTCAAGAACGGCGATACGGTCGAGATCCGAACCGATCCGCGCCAGCGTCCCAGCCGAGGGTGGCTGAGGGTCGTGAGGAGCGCCCGCGCACGGGGACGCATCCGCCATTGGATCAAACGCGAAGAGCACGATTCAGCGGTGAGGCTGGGCCGAGACCTGCTCGAAAGGGAGATGCGGAAGGCCCGCCTCCTCCTCACCAAGGACAAGAAGAAGCGGGCCGAGGTGGCAAGTGAGCTCGACCAGGAGTCCTTCGAAATGGTGCTGGCGGCGCTGGGCAGAGGCGATGTCGGCCCCACGGCGGTGATGCGTCAGCTCTATCCCGACCGCGATCTGGCCAAGGTCGACCAGCCAAGACGCAATCCGTTGGAGCGCCTGGCATCCAAGCTGCGAGTCTCGAGCAAGGGGGTGAGCATCCAGGGGATGGAAAACATGCTGGTGCGGTACTCCCGCTGCTGTCAGCCGGTGCCCGGCGACGACGTTCTCGGCTATATCACGCGCGGACGCGGCGTCTCCATCCACCGAACCGACTGCCCCAACGTGCTCGTGCTCGCCGGTGACGAGGATCGCCGCATCGAGATCGAGTGGTCCGCCGAACAGCAGGACCGCTTCCTGGTCAGACTCTACATGCGGGGCGGCGACCGGAGGGGCCTGCTATCGGACGTGGCCAAGGCGATCACCAAGACCGGCACCGATATCAAGCACGCGGACATGCGTGCGAAGGAAGACGGAATGCACGGCGAGTTCGTCGTCGAGGTGCGTGATCTTTCCCATCTGGCCAAGGTTAGAAGGGCCATCCGACGGGTGAACGGCGTCTTCGAGGTCCAGCGGCGAGAACACTTCGAGAACGACGATTTGGGTTGGGCGTAG